A window from Salvia splendens isolate huo1 unplaced genomic scaffold, SspV2 ctg420, whole genome shotgun sequence encodes these proteins:
- the LOC121790139 gene encoding biogenesis of lysosome-related organelles complex 1 subunit 1-like: MKVVDGGVHDIFINEKRIKVEIQALSATIMRFSKQTDQWLAVSRAMNTAVKEIEDFENWMKTMELDSKRISAAICNIHQT, translated from the exons ATGAAGGTCGTTGATGGTGGCGTGCACGATATCTTCATAAATGAGAAGCGGATCAAGGTAGAAATTCAAGCATTGTCAGCAACTATTATGCGATTCTCAAAGCAGACTGATCAGTGGCTCGCAGTGTCTCGTGCTATGAACACCGCGGTCAAG GAAATTGAAGATTTTGAGAACTGGATGAAGACAATGGAGCTCGACTCTAAAAGGATTAGTGCTGCTATCTGTAACATTCACCAAACATGA
- the LOC121790144 gene encoding CBL-interacting serine/threonine-protein kinase 11-like yields MSEIHGASSSARAPPVATAPSTMALSPENALFNKYEVGKLLGCGAFAKVYHARDVATGRSVAIKVINKSRLNNNAALVNNIKREISIMSRLRHPHIVKLYEVLATKRKIFFVLEFVKGGELFAKVAKGRFSEDLARRYFQQLISAVSYCHSRGVYHRDLKPENLLLDENGDLKVSDFGLSALGDHVRSDGLLHTLCGTPAYVAPEILAKRGYDGAKVDVWSCGIVLFVLTAGYLPFNDPNLMNMYKKIYKGEFRCPKWMSPDLKRFFSRLLDTNPESRISIDEMKLDPWFRKGYSEVKSESVGLVKEEERKLQDLNAFDIISFSRGLDLTGLFDGKFEASEDVDRLTAEEQPETVMEKVEEVVKAESGGLQLRKTKEYGMELEGQNGDFVVSLDVYRLTDRLVVVEVKRKAGDATAFAGLWKDKIRPVIQRRPETSN; encoded by the coding sequence ATGTCAGAGATTCACGGGGCGTCGAGTAGCGCTCGAGCGCCGCCGGTGGCCACCGCTCCTTCGACCATGGCTCTGTCGCCGGAGAACGCTCTGTTCAACAAGTACGAGGTCGGCAAGCTGCTCGGCTGCGGCGCCTTCGCCAAAGTCTACCACGCGCGCGACGTCGCCACCGGCCGCAGCGTCGCAATTAAAGTGATCAACAAGAGTAGATTGAACAACAATGCGGCGCTGGTGAATAACATCAAGCGTGAGATCTCGATCATGAGCCGGCTGAGGCATCCTCACATTGTGAAGCTCTACGAGGTGCTCGCGACGAAGAGGAAGATTTTTTTCGTTTTGGAGTTTGTGAAGGGAGGGGAGCTGTTCGCGAAGGTTGCCAAGGGGAGATTCAGCGAGGATCTGGCGCGGAGGTATTTCCAGCAGCTGATATCCGCCGTGAGCTACTGCCATTCCAGAGGCGTGTACCACCGCGATCTGAAGCCGGAAAATCTGTTGCTGGATGAGAATGGCGATCTGAAGGTTTCGGATTTCGGTTTGAGCGCGCTGGGGGATCACGTGCGATCTGATGGACTCCTGCACACGCTCTGCGGCACGCCTGCCTACGTGGCGCCGGAGATCCTCGCGAAGAGAGGCTACGACGGCGCGAAGGTGGACGTCTGGTCGTGCGGCATCGTTTTGTTCGTCCTCACCGCGGGATATTTGCCGTTTAACGATCCGAATTTGATGAATATGTATAAGAAGATCTACAAAGGCGAATTCCGGTGCCCTAAGTGGATGTCGCCGGATCTGAAGCGGTTTTTCTCTCGATTACTGGACACAAATCCTGAGTCTAGGATCTCAATtgatgaaatgaagctcgatcCGTGGTTCAGGAAGGGGTATTCGGAGGTGAAATCGGAAAGCGTCGGTTTAGTAAAggaggaagagagaaaattgcAGGATCTGAACGCGTTTGATATCATCTCCTTCTCCAGGGGACTCGATCTCACCGGACTGTTCGACGGGAAATTCGAGGCCTCGGAGGATGTGGACCGTCTGACGGCGGAGGAGCAGCCGGAGACGGTTATGGAGaaggtggaggaggtggtgaaGGCGGAGAGCGGCGGCCTGCAGCTGAGGAAGACCAAGGAATACGGGATGGAGCTTGAGGGGCAAAATGGTGATTTCGTAGTCTCTCTAGACGTCTACCGGTTAACAGACCggttggtggtggtggaggtgaaaCGGAAGGCAGGAGATGCCACTGCGTTCGCCGGGTTGTGGAAGGACAAGATTAGGCCGGTGATTCAGCGGCGACCGGAAACCAGCAACTAG
- the LOC121790138 gene encoding EPIDERMAL PATTERNING FACTOR-like protein 6 produces MEICLNIFGRRRSRRRNAIKEWRFPIALTILFFFLCFCATFISCQNPQILPESMSLMTIGADVISYKGLESYKIGGARRLLSGPGSSPPRCSSKCGSCTPCTPVHVPVPPGTPVTTEYYPEAWRCKCRNKFYIP; encoded by the exons ATGGAGATCTGTCTGAATATctttggaagaagaagatcaaGAAGAAGAAATGCGATTAAGGAGTGGAGATTTCCCATTGCTCTTACtatccttttcttcttcttatgTTTTTGTGCCACTTTTATATCCTGTCAAAATCCACAAATTCTTCCAG AGAGTATGAGTTTAATGACTATTGGAGCTGATGTTATTTCTTACAAG GGCTTAGAAAGCTACAAGATTGGAGGAGCAAGACGGCTACTCAGTGGCCCGGGATCCTCTCCGCCGCGATGCAGCTCAAAGTGCGGCAGCTGCACTCCCTGCACACCGGTTCATGTGCCGGTGCCACCGGGAACGCCGGTGACAACAGAGTACTATCCGGAAGCGTGGAGGTGCAAGTGTCGGAACAAATTCTACATACCCTAG
- the LOC121790141 gene encoding uncharacterized protein LOC121790141 produces MSDTEDNKTDLEQPSKLKNSKNVTVAFKLNGKNYPLWSRLMKVKIGGRGTYSHIRKEPPEPGSTGYDDWEEDDLVVFSWIVDNIENEIISNFAHHQTSKALWDSLAVTFENKADKYLIYDLEEKIITIKQGNMDLETYYWRIHRLWINVDRCQKQPITCCDKGVNQYRTHSN; encoded by the coding sequence ATGTCAGATACAGAGGATAACAAAACCGATCTAGAGCAACCATCGAAATTGAAGAATAGCAAGAATGTCACTGTGGCATTCAAGCTCAACGGAAAGAACTACCCACTGTGGTCAAGACTCATGAAAGTCAAGATAGGAGGCCGGGGCACCTACTCACACATCCGGAAAGAACCCCCAGAACCGGGAAGCACGGGGTACGATGACTGGGAAGAGGATGACTTGGTGGTGTTTTCGTGGATCGTCGATAACATTGAGAATGAAATTATCTCCAATTTCGCTCATCATCAAACATCAAAGGCACTATGGGATAGTCTCGCCGTGACGTTCGAAAACAAGGCAGACAAATATCTCATCTACGACCTGGAGGAGAAAATAATCACGATCAAACAAGGAAATATGGACTTGGAAACGTATTACTGGAGGATTCACAGACTGTGGATCAACGTCGACCGCTGCCAGAAGCAGCCGATTACTTGTTGTGACAAGGGAGTCAATCAATACCGAACCCATTCAAATTAG
- the LOC121790143 gene encoding biogenesis of lysosome-related organelles complex 1 subunit 1-like translates to MERSHQVEAGSLEASLLQMVSDHNHAAIELRERTEKAKKEAIQTAIRVSDLLVKSVDGGVREVFINEERIDKEIQALTASITRFSKQNDQWLAASHALNTAVKEIGDFENWMKTMELDCKSISAAICNIYQT, encoded by the exons ATGGAGCGATCGCATCAGGTGGAAGCGGGGAGTCTCGAAGCCTCTCTGCTTCAAATGGTCAGCGATCACAATCATGCCGCGATTGAACTGCGGGAACGAACTG AGAAAGCAAAGAAAGAAGCTATTCAGACTGCAATACGAGTGTCGGATCTGCTGGTTAAATCCGTTGATGGTGGGGTGCGTGAGGTCTTCATCAACGAGGAGCGAATTGATAAGGAAATTCAAGCATTGACAGCAAGTATCACACGATTCTCAAAGCAGAACGACCAGTGGCTTGCAGCATCTCATGCTCTTAACACCGCTGTCAAG GAAATTGGAGATTTCGAGAACTGGATGAAGACGATGGAGCTCGACTGTAAAAGCATTAGTGCAGCAATCTGTAACATTTACCAAACATGA